From Bombus vancouverensis nearcticus chromosome 15, iyBomVanc1_principal, whole genome shotgun sequence, the proteins below share one genomic window:
- the Roe1 gene encoding grpE protein homolog, mitochondrial Roe1, giving the protein MASFMVPVAARFTRVTIDSLHNLNKNILLRLTQPSQVSWQRQEYSTITEEQQSERGEPQSSQLELTETEKKLKADIDLINKELLDLKAHKNELEDKYKRALADGENLRTRLTRQIEDAKIFGIQGFCKDLLEVADILGKATESVPKDELTEKNPHLKTLYEGLKMTEAQLHKVFKKHGLISLNPLNEKFDPNQHEALFQQEVEGKEPGTIVVVSKLGYKLHERVVRPALVGVAKG; this is encoded by the exons ATGGCATCGTTCATGGTACCGGTTGCAGCGAGATTTACTCGTGTCACGATTGATAGTTTGCACAATTTAAATAAGAACATTTTACTTAG GTTAACTCAACCATCACAAGTTTCTTGGCAAAGGCAAGAGTATAGTACTATTACAGAAGAGCAACAATCAGAAAGGGGAGAACCACAATCTTCACAATTGGAACTTACAGAAACTGAAAAGAAATTGAAAGCAGATATTGATCTCATTAATAAGGAATTATTGGATCTTAAAGCTCATAAAAATGAATTAGAAGATAAATACAAACGAGCGCTTGCTGATGGAGAAAATCTTAGAACTAGACTAACTAGACAAAttgaagatgcaaaaatatTTGGCATCCAAGGATTTTGTAAGGATCTCTTAGAAGTAGCTGATATTTTAGGCAAGGCTACAGAAAGTGTACCAAAGGATGAACTTACAGAAAAAAATCCACATTTAAAAACATTATATGAAGGTTTAAAGATGACAGAGGCACAGTTACATAaa GTATTTAAAAAGCATGGTTTAATATCATTAAATCCACTGAATGAAAAGTTTGATCCTAATCAACACGAAGCACTATTTCAACAG GAAGTTGAAGGCAAAGAACCAGGAACAATAGTAGTTGTATCTAAATTGGGCTATAAATTACATGAACGAGTAGTAAGACCAGCATTAGTTGGTGTTGCCAAAGGATAA
- the Mlh1 gene encoding DNA mismatch repair ATPase Mlh1 isoform X1, whose translation MDGAGKIKRLDKIVVNRIAAGEVIQRPANALKELMENSLDAKATNIQIIAKEGGLKLLQIQDNGTGIRKEDMEIVCERFTTSKLQAFEDLQAISTFGFRGEALASISHISLLTITTKTADEKCAYKASYVDSKLKAPPKLCAGNQGTTILIENLFYNVSTRRKAFSNPNEEFNKISDVVTKYAIHNPTVGFTLKKHGEVTPQIRTPHNSSKMNNIRILYGNPVFRELLEVELTDDTYRFKMHALVTNPNYTSKRMIFLLFINNRLVESSSIRKMLEEIYTFYIPKKTHPWCYISLEIDPQNVDVNVHPTKHEVKFLHENSIIERMKLALDEKLSGNSASKTFYVQARLPKTDITKEVLKEILPEYEKDKDDRTKKIRPQEMIRTDASDQKLDKFNFTIHTAMEYARNNDDIDFKDTKVEDTNSNDEKDVNKIQRPISDVNDTKEKDISTHVIPKATEKSDTPWSNIIDDTSPLASDSAVFDESNLDSSTANINKEQYGSNGVQDILEMTNEEIDQNIADDSTKEKCIDVIADKARKQVYKYFGNKSIKLEEQKTDKNSIDKEIRNDEPEECNKPNETKIITEQILKETDDNKNGDKESSYEFKSYSINNFRREVKLTSVLKLRKEVEDACHDGLKHILSELTFVGCIDQSSALVQSGVNLYLCNTQKLAEELFYEIMLYDFANYGVIKFSEALPLYDIAMLGLETKEAGWSEEDGPKEELATSVKELLLEKADMLKEYYSIVIDKKGNLKSLPVLLEKYFPSVSGLPLYILRLATEVEWSSEQPCFRTICRETAKYYSQMSPIHDTHEWKYITEHVLYGAIKESFLPPKHFAHDSTILQIANLPDLYKVFERC comes from the exons ATGGATGGAGCGGGAAAGATAAAGAGATTAGACAAAATTGTAGTGAATAGAATCGCAGCTGGTGAAGTAATACAAAGACCAGCAAATGCATTAAAAGAATTAATGGAAAACAG TCTTGATGCAAAAGCAACtaatatacaaattattgcTAAAGAAGGCGGATTAAAATTATTACAG ATTCAAGACAATGGAACAGGTATTAGAAAAGAAGACATGGAAATTGTTTGTGAAAGATTTACAACAAGTAAATTACAAGCATTTGAAGATCTTCAGGCAATATCGACTTTTGGATTTCGTGGTGAAGCTTTGGCGAGCATTAGTCATATATCACTTTTAACAATTACAACAAAAACTGCAGATGAGAAATGTGCTTATAA AGCATCATATGTTGATAGTAAGCTAAAAGCACCACCTAAATTATGCGCTGGAAACCAAGGCACTACAATATTAATTGAGAATTTGTTTTATAATGTTTCAACAAGAAGGAAGGCTTTTtctaatccaaacgaagaatTCAATAAAATTTCAGATGTAGTTACAAAATATGCAATACATAATCCTACTGTAGGGTTCACATTAAAGAAACATGGTGAAGTCACACCTCAG ATTCGAACACCACATAATTCAAGTAAGATGAACAATATAAGAATACTTTATGGCAATCCTGTTTTTCGTGAATTATTAGAAGTGGAACTTACAGATGATACTTATAGATTTAAAATGCATGCTTTGGTAACAAATCCAAATTACACAAGCAAGAGGatgatatttcttttattcattaATAACAGATTAGTAGAATCATCCT CTATTCGAAAAATGCTAGAAGAAATCTATACATTTTATATTCCAAAAAAGACCCACCCATGGTGTTATATATCTTTAGAAATTGATCCGCAAAATGTTGATGTTAATGTACATCCAACAAAACATGAAGTTAAATTTCTCCACGAAAATTCTATTATTGAAAGAATGAAACTCGCTTTAGATGAGAAACTGTCTGGGAATAGTGCTTCTAAAACATTTTATGTACAAGCGCGGTTGCCAAAAACAGATATTACAAAAGAAGTTTTGAAAGAGATTTTGCCAGAATATGAGAAAGATAAAGATGATAGAACAAAAAAAATTCGTCCTCAAGAAATGATCAGAACTGATGCATCTGATCAAAAATTGGACAAATTCAATTTTACCATTCATACCGCAATGGAATATGCTAGAAACAATGATGATATTGATTTCAAAGATACTAAAGTTGAAGATACTAATAGTAATGACGAGAaagatgtaaataaaatacagcGCCCGATATCAGATGTAAATGATACTAAAGAAAAGGATATCTCCACGCATGTTATACCAAAAGCAACAGAAAAATCGGATACTCCGTGGAGTAATATCATAGATGATACAAGTCCACTTGCGTCAGATTCTGCAGTATTTGATGAATCTAATTTAGATTCATCTACTGCAAATATTAACAAAGAACAGTATGGATCAAATGGCGTGCAAGATATTTTAGAAATGACAAATGAAGAAATTGATCAAAATATAGCAGATGACTCTACGAAAGAAAAATGTATCGACGTTATTGCAGATAAAGCACGTAAACAAGTGTATAAATACTTTGgaaataaaagtattaaattagaAGAACAAAAGACAGATAAAAATAGTATagataaagaaataagaaacgACGAACCTGAAGAGTGCAATAAACCCAACGAGACGAAAATTATTACTGAACAAATACTAAAAGAAACCGATGACAATAAGAATGGTGACAAAGAAAGTTCATATGAATTTAAATCCTATTCAATAAACAATTTTAGAAGAGAAGTAAAATTAACGAGTGTATTGAAATTACGTAAAGAAGTAGAAGACGCATGTCACGATGGTTTGAAACATATTTTATCAGAATTAACTTTTGTTGGTTGTATCGATCAGTCTTCTGCTTTAGTTCAAAGTGGAGTCAATTTGTATCTTTGCAATACGCAAAAATTAGC GGAGGAactattttatgaaattatGCTCTATGATTTTGCAAATTACGGAGTCATCAAATTTTCG GAGGCACTTCCTTTATATGATATAGCTATGTTAGGATTAGAGACTAAAGAAGCTGGATGGTCAGAGGAAGATGGACCAAAAGAGGAATTAGCTACAAGTGTTAAAGAATTGTTATTGGAGAAAGCTGATATGTTAAAAGAGTATTATTCTATTGTTATAGATAAAAAGGGGAATTTAAAATCTTTACCAGTATTATTAG aaaaatattttccatctGTGAGTGGTCTTCCTCTCTATATATTACGTTTAGCTACTGAAGTAGAGTGGTCGTCGGAACAACCATGCTTTCGAACCATTTGTAGGGAAACAGCAAAATATTATAGTCAAATGAGTCCTATACATGATACTCATGAATGGAAGTACATTACAGAACATGTTCTATATGGTGCAATTAAGGAGAGTTTTCTTCCTCCTAAACATTTTGCACATGATTCAACAATATTACAAATAGCCAATTTGCCTGACTTGTATAAAGTTTTTGAAAGATGTTAG
- the Mlh1 gene encoding DNA mismatch repair ATPase Mlh1 isoform X2 → MEIVCERFTTSKLQAFEDLQAISTFGFRGEALASISHISLLTITTKTADEKCAYKASYVDSKLKAPPKLCAGNQGTTILIENLFYNVSTRRKAFSNPNEEFNKISDVVTKYAIHNPTVGFTLKKHGEVTPQIRTPHNSSKMNNIRILYGNPVFRELLEVELTDDTYRFKMHALVTNPNYTSKRMIFLLFINNRLVESSSIRKMLEEIYTFYIPKKTHPWCYISLEIDPQNVDVNVHPTKHEVKFLHENSIIERMKLALDEKLSGNSASKTFYVQARLPKTDITKEVLKEILPEYEKDKDDRTKKIRPQEMIRTDASDQKLDKFNFTIHTAMEYARNNDDIDFKDTKVEDTNSNDEKDVNKIQRPISDVNDTKEKDISTHVIPKATEKSDTPWSNIIDDTSPLASDSAVFDESNLDSSTANINKEQYGSNGVQDILEMTNEEIDQNIADDSTKEKCIDVIADKARKQVYKYFGNKSIKLEEQKTDKNSIDKEIRNDEPEECNKPNETKIITEQILKETDDNKNGDKESSYEFKSYSINNFRREVKLTSVLKLRKEVEDACHDGLKHILSELTFVGCIDQSSALVQSGVNLYLCNTQKLAEELFYEIMLYDFANYGVIKFSEALPLYDIAMLGLETKEAGWSEEDGPKEELATSVKELLLEKADMLKEYYSIVIDKKGNLKSLPVLLEKYFPSVSGLPLYILRLATEVEWSSEQPCFRTICRETAKYYSQMSPIHDTHEWKYITEHVLYGAIKESFLPPKHFAHDSTILQIANLPDLYKVFERC, encoded by the exons ATGGAAATTGTTTGTGAAAGATTTACAACAAGTAAATTACAAGCATTTGAAGATCTTCAGGCAATATCGACTTTTGGATTTCGTGGTGAAGCTTTGGCGAGCATTAGTCATATATCACTTTTAACAATTACAACAAAAACTGCAGATGAGAAATGTGCTTATAA AGCATCATATGTTGATAGTAAGCTAAAAGCACCACCTAAATTATGCGCTGGAAACCAAGGCACTACAATATTAATTGAGAATTTGTTTTATAATGTTTCAACAAGAAGGAAGGCTTTTtctaatccaaacgaagaatTCAATAAAATTTCAGATGTAGTTACAAAATATGCAATACATAATCCTACTGTAGGGTTCACATTAAAGAAACATGGTGAAGTCACACCTCAG ATTCGAACACCACATAATTCAAGTAAGATGAACAATATAAGAATACTTTATGGCAATCCTGTTTTTCGTGAATTATTAGAAGTGGAACTTACAGATGATACTTATAGATTTAAAATGCATGCTTTGGTAACAAATCCAAATTACACAAGCAAGAGGatgatatttcttttattcattaATAACAGATTAGTAGAATCATCCT CTATTCGAAAAATGCTAGAAGAAATCTATACATTTTATATTCCAAAAAAGACCCACCCATGGTGTTATATATCTTTAGAAATTGATCCGCAAAATGTTGATGTTAATGTACATCCAACAAAACATGAAGTTAAATTTCTCCACGAAAATTCTATTATTGAAAGAATGAAACTCGCTTTAGATGAGAAACTGTCTGGGAATAGTGCTTCTAAAACATTTTATGTACAAGCGCGGTTGCCAAAAACAGATATTACAAAAGAAGTTTTGAAAGAGATTTTGCCAGAATATGAGAAAGATAAAGATGATAGAACAAAAAAAATTCGTCCTCAAGAAATGATCAGAACTGATGCATCTGATCAAAAATTGGACAAATTCAATTTTACCATTCATACCGCAATGGAATATGCTAGAAACAATGATGATATTGATTTCAAAGATACTAAAGTTGAAGATACTAATAGTAATGACGAGAaagatgtaaataaaatacagcGCCCGATATCAGATGTAAATGATACTAAAGAAAAGGATATCTCCACGCATGTTATACCAAAAGCAACAGAAAAATCGGATACTCCGTGGAGTAATATCATAGATGATACAAGTCCACTTGCGTCAGATTCTGCAGTATTTGATGAATCTAATTTAGATTCATCTACTGCAAATATTAACAAAGAACAGTATGGATCAAATGGCGTGCAAGATATTTTAGAAATGACAAATGAAGAAATTGATCAAAATATAGCAGATGACTCTACGAAAGAAAAATGTATCGACGTTATTGCAGATAAAGCACGTAAACAAGTGTATAAATACTTTGgaaataaaagtattaaattagaAGAACAAAAGACAGATAAAAATAGTATagataaagaaataagaaacgACGAACCTGAAGAGTGCAATAAACCCAACGAGACGAAAATTATTACTGAACAAATACTAAAAGAAACCGATGACAATAAGAATGGTGACAAAGAAAGTTCATATGAATTTAAATCCTATTCAATAAACAATTTTAGAAGAGAAGTAAAATTAACGAGTGTATTGAAATTACGTAAAGAAGTAGAAGACGCATGTCACGATGGTTTGAAACATATTTTATCAGAATTAACTTTTGTTGGTTGTATCGATCAGTCTTCTGCTTTAGTTCAAAGTGGAGTCAATTTGTATCTTTGCAATACGCAAAAATTAGC GGAGGAactattttatgaaattatGCTCTATGATTTTGCAAATTACGGAGTCATCAAATTTTCG GAGGCACTTCCTTTATATGATATAGCTATGTTAGGATTAGAGACTAAAGAAGCTGGATGGTCAGAGGAAGATGGACCAAAAGAGGAATTAGCTACAAGTGTTAAAGAATTGTTATTGGAGAAAGCTGATATGTTAAAAGAGTATTATTCTATTGTTATAGATAAAAAGGGGAATTTAAAATCTTTACCAGTATTATTAG aaaaatattttccatctGTGAGTGGTCTTCCTCTCTATATATTACGTTTAGCTACTGAAGTAGAGTGGTCGTCGGAACAACCATGCTTTCGAACCATTTGTAGGGAAACAGCAAAATATTATAGTCAAATGAGTCCTATACATGATACTCATGAATGGAAGTACATTACAGAACATGTTCTATATGGTGCAATTAAGGAGAGTTTTCTTCCTCCTAAACATTTTGCACATGATTCAACAATATTACAAATAGCCAATTTGCCTGACTTGTATAAAGTTTTTGAAAGATGTTAG